In Mastacembelus armatus chromosome 5, fMasArm1.2, whole genome shotgun sequence, a single genomic region encodes these proteins:
- the megf6b gene encoding multiple epidermal growth factor-like domains protein 6 isoform X2 produces the protein MALSSGWWFCFPVLIGATVFLTSAANYPQSYYRRICYRPHCYHGYHGYNIGYLTADIDECQVHNGGCQHRCINTRGSYHCECHPGSRLHVDGRTCIPIHSCAISNGGCEHYCVQQSAAHFRCRCKPNYILAEDGKHCKLQNPCADRNGGCMHECRVNGGKAQCDCKVGYILAEDGKTCEDIDECETEEANCAHGCHNTLGSYACVCNAAYELGSDGKQCYRIEMEIVNSCENNNGGCSHHCQHSTSGPVCSCNHGYRLDDDLKTCLDVDECGEQSSCCEQDCTNYPRGYECYCSAGYRLNSDGCSCDDVDECLAANGGCDHTCQNSAGSFQCFCRRGFRLDEDRQSCIPLEDAVEALSSGGTIELPLVGPQITLLQDYSQPLERYDDYEDDEGELRAESNLAEKFVCLDDTFGNDCSLTCDDCSNGGNCNLWKNGCDCPDGWTGIICNQTCSDGYFGKNCSFQCKCKNGASCDPVTGSCRCPPGVSGDLCQDGCPKGFYGKQCNKKCNCANNGRCHRTYGACLCDPGLYGRFCHLPCPKWTFGPGCSEECRCVQQNTLECHRRYGTCVCKPGYQGNTCKEECNPGTYGAGCEKKCTCPPGVACDHITGQCQRKCPPGHHGENCDQECLEGWFGSGCVHPCNCTGAACDKVTGKCRCPAGTSGKHCETLCLEGFWGPGCTETCPACENGGICDKHNGSCNCPSGFMGGLCQNSCPSGRFGQGCQMKCVCENNARCDPVSGQCTCTPGWTGYNCRKVCDAGHWGADCAETCDCRNGDGSCDAVTGQCNCEAGYTGAHCHQKCPAGMFGLGCRHRCQCDNKALCDHVSGACTCQVGWTGTFCEKPCPQGFYGLDCQEKCLCLNGGICDHISGVCSCPAGWIGPFCNLTCPNGFYGEGCNQTCSCRNSGICHPATGQCVCMPGWTGPNCTEECPSGFYGADCQQHCLCQNGATCNKTSGRCTCASGWTGTACELECVAGRFGVDCQQQCECENGSQCNKQTGRCSCSDGWIGQHCEKACQPGLFGPGCEQRCQCVRGASCHHVSGECQCPPGWRGKLCDKACLPGTYGKGCMQRCSCAQGTSCHHISGECGCPPGFTGNGCEQTCLPGTFGQNCNQVCQCSETNQLCHPVSGSCYCAPGFHGPKCDQVCGEGLYGLNCERECKCENGGKCVPSTGACECPAGFIGASCNITCPSRRYGVDCAQVALCGDGAQNDPVTGRCVCIPGRRGEDCAHGCPTGCFGADCVQRCNCSNGGMCDSVSGNCTCGLGWTGAHCDEECPAGRFGANCQLKCNCQNNSTCDRVTGTCQCGPGYYGHLCEHACPPGLHGPLCQLQCDCMNGASCHPVSGHCICPPGYHGVRCHRVCEQGTYGPGCAKMCDCEDDPSCDPVTGRCLCTSGKTGPRCDIDCRANHYGPDCAETCKCENGAQCNQRNGRCSCLNSWIGLFCQEGGPPLLTYGNSRGDSQHDNSL, from the exons ATATTGATGAGTGCCAGGTCCATAATGGAGGCTGCCAGCACAGATGTATCAACACCAGAGGCTCCTACCACTGTGAATGCCACCCGGGCTCCCGTCTGCATGTGGATGGCCGGACCTGTATTC ctATCCATTCGTGTGCCATCAGCAACGGGGGATGTGAACACTACTGTGTGCAACAGTCTGCTGCTCATTTCCGCTGTCGCTGCAAGCCAAATTACATACTGGCAGAGGATGGCAAGCATTGTAAAT TGCAGAATCCCTGTGCAGATCGTAATGGAGGCTGCATGCACGAGTGTCGGGTTAATGGTGGCAAGGCTCAGTGTGATTGTAAAGTTGGTTACATCCTGGCTGAAGACGGGAAAACCTGTGAAG ATATTGATGAGTGTGAAACAGAAGAGGCCAACTGTGCACATGGCTGCCACAACACTTTGGGCTCTTACGCATGTGTTTGTAACGCTGCCTATGAGCTGGGATCTGATGGAAAACAGTGTTACA GAATTGAGATGGAGATTGTGAACAGCTGTGAGAACAACAATGGCGGCTGTTCTCACCACTGTCAGCATTCAACCAGTGGGCCTGTCTGCTCGTGTAACCATGGTTACAGGCTAGATGATGACCTTAAAACCTGTCTTG ATGTTGATGAGTGTGGAGAGCAGAGCTCCTGCTGCGAACAGGACTGCACCAACTACCCCAGGGGTTATGAATGCTACTGCTCAGCAGGATACAGGCTCAATTCAGACGGATGTAGCTGTGATG ATGTAGATGAGTGTCTGGCTGCTAATGGTGGTTGTGATCACACATGCCAGAACAGTGCCGGTTCCTTTCAGTGTTTCTGCCGACGGGGTTTCCGTCTGGACGAAGATCGGCAATCCTGCATCC CACTTGAGGATGCAGTTGAGGCTCTGTCTAGTGGAGGGACCATCGAGCTGCCTCTCGTTGGCCCCCAGATCACTCTGTTGCAGGACTACAGCCAACCCCTGGAGCGCTATGATGATTATGAGGACGACGAGGGGGAGCTGAGGGCTGAGAGTAACCTGGCAGAGAAATTCG TGTGCTTGGATGACACCTTTGGGAACGACTGCAGTTTGACATGTGATGACTGTTCTAACGGAGGAAACTGTAATCTGTGGAAAAATGGCTGCGATTGCCCTGATGGATGGACAGGCATCATCTGTAACCAGA CATGTTCTGATGGCTATTTTGGTAAAAACTGCTCCTTCCAATGTAAGTGTAAAAATGGTGCAAGTTGTGATCCTGTCACTGGGAGCTGCAGATGTCCACCTGGAGTTAGTGGAGATTTGTGCCAGGATG GATGTCCAAAGGGCTTTTATGGAAAGCAGTGCAATAAGAAGTGTAATTGTGCGAATAATGGCCGGTGCCACCGAACCTATGGAGCCTGTCTGTGTGATCCTGGACTCTATGGACGCTTCTGCCACCTCC CTTGTCCAAAGTGGACCTTCGGTCCAGGCTGCTCTGAGGAGTGTCGCTGTGTCCAACAGAACACGCTGGAGTGTCACCGTCGCTATGGCACCTGTGTCTGCAAACCTGGTTACCAGGGTAACACCTGCAAGGAAG AATGCAACCCAGGTACTTATGGAGCCGGCTGTGAGAAGAAGTGCACCTGCCCACCAGGAGTCGCATGCGACCACATTACTGGACAATGCCAGCGCAAGTGTCCTCCTGGCCATCATGGGGAGAACTGTGATCAAG AGTGTCTAGAGGGATGGTTTGGATCAGGCTGCGTCCACCCTTGTAACTGCACCGGCGCTGCGTGTGACAAAGTTACAGGAAAATGCAGATGTCCAGCAGGGACATCAGGAAAGCACTGCGAGACCT TGTGCCTGGAAGGTTTCTGGGGTCCAGGCTGCACAGAAACCTGCCCTGCTTGTGAGAATGGTGGCATTTGTGATAAACACAATGGCTCATGTAACTGTCCTTCAGGATTCATGGGAGGACTCTGCCAAAACT CATGCCCCAGTGGACGTTTTGGCCAAGGATGCCAGATGAAATGTGTATGTGAGAATAATGCTCGCTGTGACCCAGTGAGTGGGCAGTGTACCTGCACTCCTGGCTGGACTGGATACAACTGCAGGAAAG TGTGTGATGCAGGACACTGGGGAGCAGACTGTGCAGAAACCTGCGACTGTAGAAATGGGGACGGTAGCTGTGATGCAGTGACAGGCCAGTGTAACTGTGAAGCTGGTTACACTGGAGCACACTGCCATCAGA AGTGCCCAGCAGGTATGTTCGGTCTCGGTTGTCGTCATCGCTGTCAGTGTGACAACAAAGCGTTGTGTGACCATGTGAGTGGAGCTTGTACGTGCCAGGTGGGATGGACTGGAACATTCTGTGAAAAGC CATGTCCTCAAGGCTTCTATGGACTGGACTGCCAggagaaatgtttgtgtttaaatggaGGGATCTGTGACCACATCAGTGGGGTGTGTTCCTGTCCTGCTGGCTGGATTGGTCCATTCTGCAACCTAA CATGCCCGAACGGCTTCTATGGGGAAGGATGTAACCAAACCTGTAGCTGCCGTAACAGTGGCATCTGCCACCCGGCCACtgggcagtgtgtgtgcatgccgGGCTGGACTGGGCCCAACTGCACTGAAG AATGTCCTTCAGGCTTTTACGGAGCAGACTGTCAGCAGCACTGCTTGTGTCAGAACGGAGCCACCTGTAACAAGACCAGTGGAAGATGTACATGTGCCAGTGGATGGACAGGCACAGCCTGTGAATTGG AGTGTGTGGCAGGCCGGTTCGGGGTGGACTGCCAGCAGCAGTGCGAATGTGAGAACGGCAGCCAGTGTAACAAACAGACTGGACGGTGCAGCTGCAGCGATGGCTGGATTGGACAGCACTGTGAGAAAG CATGTCAACCAGGACTGTTTGGTCCTGGCTGTGAGCAAAGATGTCAGTGTGTTCGTGGGGCTTCATGTCACCACGTCAGTGGAGAGTGCCAGTGTCCTCCAgggtggagaggaaaactctGTGACAAAG catgtTTGCCCGGTACATACGGGAAGGGTTGCATGCAGCGCTGCAGCTGTGCTCAGGGCACATCCTGCCACCACATCTCTGGAGAGTGCGGCTGTCCTCCTGGATTCACTGGCAATGGCTGCGAACAGA CTTGCCTTCCAGGAACATTTGGGCAGAACTGCAACCAGGTCTGCCAGTGCTCAGAGACAAACCAACTCTGCCACCCGGTGTCTGGTTCATGTTACTGCGCCCCAGGTTTTCATGGTCCTAAATGCGACCAGG TGTGTGGAGAGGGTCTTTATGGTCTTAACTGTGAAAGAGAGTGCAAGTGTGAAAATGGAGGAAAGTGTGTTCCTTCCACTGGAGCCTGTGAATGTCCAGCAGGATTTATCGGAGCAAGCTGCAACATCA cgTGTCCATCTCGGCGTTACGGAGTCGACTGTGCTCAGGTGGCACTGTGTGGAGACGGAGCCCAGAATGACCCGGTCACTGGCCGGTGTGTGTGCATCCCAGGACGAAGAGGAGAGGACTGTGCACATG GCTGCCCTACTGGCTGTTTTGGGGCAGACTGTGTCCAACGTTGTAACTGCAGTAATGGAGGCATGTGCGACTCTGTAAGCGGAAACTGTACCTGTGGTCTCGGCTGGACCGGCGCACACTGCGACGaag AATGTCCTGCAGGCAGATTTGGTGCTAACTGTCAGCTGAAATGTAACTGTCAAAATAACAGCACTTGTGACAGAGTGACAGGGACGTGTCAGTGTGGTCCAGGCTACTATGGACATCTGTGTGAACACG CCTGTCCTCCTGGACTCCACGGCCCACTCTGCCAGTTGCAGTGTGACTGTATGAACGGAGCCTCCTGTCACCCTGTGTCAGGCCACTGTATATGTCCCCCAGGATACCATGGAGTCCGCTGCCACAGAG TGTGTGAGCAGGGAACCTATGGTCCGGGCTGTGCTAAGATGTGTGACTGTGAAGACGATCCTTCATGTGACCCTGTGACAGGAAGATGTCTCTGTACTTCAGGGAAGACTGGTCCAAGATGCGACATTG ACTGCAGAGCAAATCACTACGGGCCAGACTGCGCTGAGACCTGCAAGTGTGAGAACGGAGCACAATGCAACCAACGCAATGGCCGCTGCAGCTGCCTCAACAGCTGGATAGGCCTTTTCTGTCAGGAAG GTGGACCTCCACTCCTCACCTACGGCAACAGCCGAGGAGACTCACAACATGACAACTCATTATAG